One region of Pieris rapae chromosome Z, ilPieRapa1.1, whole genome shotgun sequence genomic DNA includes:
- the LOC110999048 gene encoding cyclic nucleotide-gated cation channel subunit A isoform X2 codes for MVFVIGRAVFWELDKTSTSWFALDYLCDAIYLIDTAIHMHEGYLEQGIMVKDARMLRQNYMKSDWWPYDLISLIPTDIAYYWWPPGNCDFDSLPCPVIVRLNRLFRLPRMWEWFDRTETATSYPNAFRICKVVMAILVLIHWNACLFFAISYAIGFGTDNWVYNITGSRNETLAHQYIYSFYWSTLTLTTIGETPQPEIDVEYIFVVLDFLAGVLIFATIVGNIGSMISNMNVARVEFQNKMDGVKQYMAFRKVSGELEARVIRWFAYTWAESGALDEEHVLASLPDKLKAEIAIRVHLDTLREVEIFKDCEPGLLEALVLKLKLQVFSPGDYICRKGDVGKEMYIVKRGRLQVVADDGTTVLATLGAGSVFGEVSVLDIAGNRTGNRRTANVRALGYSDLFCLAKRDLWEALADYPEARATLTKRGCQLLRKDGLLDETVFESAKRTQFSLEENVRKLESTVDLLNNRLQGLLADVGQEQAKLKQRISKIECRFDSDEEFDSDDTSPELHNEMRATSCMESPSCSTQYGSTVDASHPVRERGYSLCVDRSPGLLEITPEPRSKSLRLKRKEIPN; via the exons ATGGTTTTCGTGATTGGTCGAGCCGTGTTCTGGGAGCTTGATAAGACTTCCACTTCCTGGTTCGCGCTTGATTACCTCTGTGACGctatttatttgattgacaCCGCTATTCACATGCACGAAG GTTATTTGGAACAAGGGATTATGGTAAAGGACGCCAGGATGCTACGGCAGAATTACATGAAGTCCGATTGGTGGCCAtatgatttaatttcattaattcctACTGATATCGCATATTATTGGTGGCCGCCGGGAAATTGTGACttt GACAGTTTGCCGTGCCCCGTTATTGTCCGACTCAATCGTTTGTTTCGACTGCCCCGCATGTGGGAGTGGTTCGATCGTACCGAGACCGCTACAAGCTATCCGAATGCCTTCAGAATTTGCAAA gtCGTCATGGCTATATTGGTACTTATTCATTGGAATGCATGTCTCTTTTTTGCTATCAGCTATGCTATTGGGTTCGGAACAGATAATTGGGTATACAATATAACGGGATCGCGCAATGAAACTTTGGCtcatcaatatatttatagtttttattggtCAACTTTGACCCTCACTACTATTGGTGAAACTCCCCAACCCGAAATTGATGTCGAATACATATTTGTCGTCTTAGACTTCTTGGCGGGAGTGTTGATTTTCGCAACAATCGTTGGTAATATTGGGTCAATGATTTCAAATATGAACGTTGCTAGAGTagaatttcaaaacaaaatggaTGGAGTAAAACAATATATGGCATTTAGAAAGGTCAGCGGTGAATTAGAGGCGAGAGTGATCCGATGGTTTGCTTACACATGGGCCGAAAGTGGGGCATTGGACGAGGAGCACGTTTTAGCGTCCCTGCCCGATAAACTGAAGGCCGAAATAGCGATTCGTGTACATCTGGATACATTACGAGAAGTTGAGATTTTCAAAGATTGCGAACCGGGATTGTTGGAGGCACTTGTTCTAAAGCTGAAACTTCAAGTGTTTAGTCCAGGTGATTACATCTGCAGGAAGGGTGACGTTGGCAAAGAAATGTATATCGTAAAGCGTGGACGATTGCAAGTTGTAGCAGATGATGGAACCACAGTGCTGGCGACTCTAGGTGCGGGTTCTGTATTTGGAGAAGTTAGTGTTCTGGATATTGCTGGAAATAGAACTGGGAATAGGCGAACAGCAAACGTGCGTGCACTGGGATACTCCGATCTATTTTGTCTTGCTAAACGCGATTTATGGGAAGCTCTAGCAGATTACCCAGAAGCCAGAGCAACTTTGACTAAGAGAGGTTGTCAGTTACTGCGAAAG GATGGCTTGTTAGATGAAACTGTGTTTGAAAGTGCAAAAAGAACACAGTTCAGCTTAGAAGAAAATGTACGTAAATTGGAATCAACTGTTGATCTTTTGAATAATCGCTTACAAGGACTATTAGCTGATGTAGGACAAGAACAAGCTAAGCTAAAACAACGAATTAGCAAAATAGAGTGCAG ATTCGATTCGGATGAAGAATTTGATTCGGACGACACATCGCCCGAGTTACACAATGAAATGAGAGCTACCAGCTGCATGGAATCACCGTCCTGTTCAACACAGTATGGATCAACAGTTGACGCCAGTCATCCGGTCCGAGAAAGAGGATATTCGCTCTGCGTGGACAGGTCACCGGGCCTCCTAGAAATTACACCAGAACCACGAAGTAAATCATTGAGATTAAAACGAAAGGAAATtccaaattga